One window of Bacillus alkalicellulosilyticus genomic DNA carries:
- the moaC gene encoding cyclic pyranopterin monophosphate synthase MoaC, whose protein sequence is MSDFTHFNEEGRAKMVDISDKTITTRTAIAQTSVEVNEEIYNKIQERTMGKGDVLAVAQVAGVMAAKKTADWIPMCHPLSLTGVNISFEWDTTENHQLLITVEVKTQGKTGVEMEALTAASATALTVYDMCKAVDKGMIIGPTYLIKKTGGKSGDFER, encoded by the coding sequence ATGTCAGATTTTACCCATTTCAACGAAGAAGGTCGTGCCAAAATGGTTGATATATCCGATAAGACGATAACAACTAGAACGGCGATTGCCCAAACAAGTGTTGAAGTAAACGAAGAAATATACAATAAAATTCAAGAACGAACGATGGGAAAAGGCGATGTATTAGCTGTCGCACAAGTGGCCGGGGTAATGGCTGCAAAAAAAACAGCGGATTGGATTCCGATGTGTCACCCGCTTTCCTTAACTGGGGTTAATATCTCTTTTGAATGGGATACAACTGAAAATCACCAGTTGCTTATTACAGTTGAAGTAAAAACTCAAGGGAAAACCGGAGTAGAAATGGAAGCCCTAACCGCAGCATCCGCAACTGCTCTAACTGTCTACGATATGTGCAAAGCAGTGGACAAAGGAATGATTATCGGGCCGACTTACCTTATAAAGAAAACCGGTGGAAAAAGTGGAGATTTTGAACGATAG
- a CDS encoding MogA/MoaB family molybdenum cofactor biosynthesis protein has translation MSVQEHRQEAPSVVKCLVVTVSDTRTEETDKSGQLISRLLVEKGYIVTDYQIVKDEYSEVQRWIINGSERSDVDAVLINGGTGIALRDTTHEAVKDSLDKEIPGFGELFRYLSYVEDIGTASILSRAIAGVRGSTAVFSMPGSSGAVSLAMNRIILPELAHVIREIRKDRK, from the coding sequence ATGTCAGTTCAAGAACATCGTCAAGAAGCACCAAGCGTCGTAAAGTGTTTAGTAGTAACCGTCTCAGATACGAGAACAGAGGAAACAGATAAAAGTGGTCAGCTGATTTCCCGCCTTTTAGTGGAAAAGGGCTATATCGTAACGGATTATCAAATTGTAAAAGATGAGTATAGTGAAGTACAGCGTTGGATAATTAATGGAAGTGAACGAAGTGATGTCGATGCCGTCCTAATTAATGGCGGAACGGGGATAGCGCTAAGAGATACAACTCATGAAGCGGTAAAGGATAGTCTTGATAAAGAAATCCCAGGCTTTGGCGAGCTGTTCCGCTACTTAAGCTATGTGGAAGACATCGGGACCGCTTCTATCTTGAGTAGAGCGATTGCAGGGGTAAGAGGAAGCACTGCAGTGTTTTCAATGCCCGGTTCTTCAGGAGCAGTATCATTAGCGATGAACCGAATTATCCTTCCAGAGCTAGCTCATGTCATTAGAGAAATTCGAAAGGACAGGAAATAG